In Rutidosis leptorrhynchoides isolate AG116_Rl617_1_P2 chromosome 6, CSIRO_AGI_Rlap_v1, whole genome shotgun sequence, the DNA window TAAAATGTTATGATAActggaaaatatatatttaatcaacaCCCGTTTTATAGATGATCCACCATTACGGACATATGGTTAAAAGAAAACAGGCTTGAGATGGAGAAATAACCTTGAGTCAGGTGAAGACTGCCATCTCCATTCTCTATTATTCAAAGCCACTCTTGCTGGTAAAATATAACATTTCTTCCCATTTTTGGCCAAATAAAACCACTATCAAATGATACACATGTAAGTTTTTGTGTAGCAAATAGAAACAAAGGTCAAGAATCAGTAATTGGTAATAATGTATATAAACAGATCAGCAAACAATTACTGATTAGTGTCTATTTTAAGAGATGAATGACTTGGTTTCCAATGATCATACTCGTTCCAAGAAACTGAGATGAGCATAATCGAAAGGGGCTTATTATTCTAGTCTTTAAGAACATCAACAATTATGAAGTGCTTTGTTGGTAATAGTAGAACCACTTGAGAACTAAATTAGAGAGCCATTTTAAAAGAGCATAAACACATAATTACTACAATCACCTTCAGAAAAAGGTGAAGGAGGGATAAAGATCAACAGAGAAATGGATTTTTTGTGGAAACAAAaaagaaaatatttttatcattaatatcgaATGAATAGCCATCACAAATTTGCCTTGGGATACTGAGATCCTTGCAAGAGGTTTCAAATTCGAAATTTATGGTGGCCAAAAGGGTTTGGAAATGGTCACCAATTTTCAGTTTCTTCTAGACCGTGTACATCCGAGTAAAAAGACTCGCTCGATCCCCGGTAatccgaacagggaaaaccttataAATTCTCTTATCCATTGAATATGGAGTAATGCATCACTAATAATTTACATACCTCTCCACCTTTTTTGAATGAGAACCCTGCGCAAGAAGAGAGTAGAGTTCTCCATTCGTTGTCCATGTAGCGTTACTATCTTTTAACCACTTTATTACTTCTTCACAATCATTTGGCAAATTTTTTTCCCAATCGAATTCTGAATCTGATGTGGGCTGTATGTCTACATTCTTGTCATCTAATACCTCATCTTCCACCTACAAAAATTGAACTTATTATACTATAATCTACTATAATGAGTATGGAAGAAAAATCATGTTCTCCTAATGTGTTTTATCAAAAAACATGAAATTTCTCTTTAGAACAAAGGTCCTTTCGAGGCCATTTTTGCCAAAAGATGTTTAGCAAAGACTGGAACACTTAAAAAAATAAAGCGAAAGATATAAATGAATGAACTGGTATTCGTCAACTTACCTTCTCCAGTGGCCTAAACTCGATTCCTTCTATCAATGTTGATGGATGATAATATTTCGAGCCATCAAACTGAATATTCAGATCAAAAGTTTTCCCTTCGCTAATAAACTGATACAATTCGAGACTCACCCATCCATCTTCTCGCTCATCTGCAAAATGCTTTATTGAAGATTTCGTCTCCCCTTCTAATTTGTATCTGAGGCCTATATATCTTAGTTTGCTGAAAGTCTTGTCTGACTGGTAAAACTTGAATACTAGGTTCGTTCACAGTGTATGTGAGTTGGGGTGACAAGAATTGAGCTCTAACATGTGTTCTGTATCTCCCATAATCTGATTTATAGCAGAACGTAGTAAAAAATCTGGTTGAACAACAAAGATTAATGCATTAGTAGTTATACTATATACTAGTGAGAagtaggtgttgtttgtttttcagtctgcggatcttattatgtcttatgtctgcgcgcTCACGAACGTTTTTACTGCAGACTGCTTGTTTTCCTGAATACGtaagataaaataaataaataatgtctCCAACTGTCTGCAACTTCGCAGACTTAGAAATATGTTGCAGACAGGATTAAGCTactttgcagacataaaaacaaacagtcttcactaTATAGCATACAGACCCCTTTAgaccacatcttctttacagacatgTCCGCAGATcatcagacaaaaacatcttaaatgaCAAACAGCACTAAGCGaaggaaaaaataataataagagaagGACATGTCACCTTGAATTATAATCACGATTCAGAAACACGAAATCTCCTTCTTTATAATCTGGTTTCAAACACACTGTAGCAGATATCATTTCACAATGTTCTTGATTCTTATTTAATAAAAACCACTgcccataaaaaaaaaaaaaaaaagtttgaattaATACTACTTAATTAACACGAGTATATTAATGATGGTAAACATTTGTAGGATGGAAAATTTCATAGTCTACCATCACATCACACTTTATAAATAAAGGGAAGTTATGCCTGTTTTTAGTTATGTCAGAATCTACCATCTTTCATATTTACATTTTTGTTTTAAAAAACTTAAGCAATAAGCAACAACTTAATGATATAATTGATTACTCACCTTCTTCCCCTTGTTAAGAAGGATCCCTTTTGAGAGAAGCACTTTAAGTTCCTGTATGGATCTGTACGAGAGACGAGGATGATCAGGTGGTACAGCTCTAAGTATCTCTGCATACTCCTCTGGCATATTCAGAGTGTAATCAATCTGAAATTGTAGTGCAATCTCAAGTATTTTCACAACTTGTTCCATCGTTGGCCGTTTTTCACGACTATATTCTAAACATTGGTATGCAACGAATGAAAATGTTGTCAAAGAATTTGAATCCAATTGTTGCATCATCGGATCTTGAAATATCATCTCATTTAATTTATTTTGTTCATAACAACTTCTCCAGCTAGACACTAAACTCAACACATTGCTTATTAGTCTTCCACATAATACTTCAAGTAACATAACGCCAAAAGAGTACACATCTGACTCTTTAGTGAGGATACCAGTCGTTAAATATAGTGGATCGATGTACCCGATGGTACCTACGGCAAGCGTGACTTGAAATGAGTACGGTTGATTAGCGGGCGCTATTCTCGATAGTCCGAGGTCAGAAACTTTAGCATTCCAGTTGTCATCCAATAGAACGTTGGAACTTTTAATATCTCGATGGAGAACTCTTTGTGTTCCCCCGTTATGATTATGAAGGTAGTTTAATCCTCCTGCAACACCAAGACAAATATGGATCCGTTGAATCCATGGAAGATAAGAGGCATTTAAATGGCGATCGAGGCTTCCATTAGATGCGTACTCGTATACAAGTATCATGTCATCACCCTTATCACAAAATCCGAGGAGAGAGATGAGATTTTTATGTGTGGAACAGCAAAGCGTAATGATCTCCTTCCAGAATTCAGACTCTCCTTGACCGTATTTACGATCTAAACACTTAAAAGCAGCAGTGCTACACCCCTTAGAATGAGTTATTTCTCCTTTATACACCTTTCCAAAACCACCTTTTCCGATAACTCTCTTGTCATCAAAGTTGTTGGTGGCTGATTTTATGTCTTCTAGTTGGATTGCAAGATGTTGAAAATCTTTCATGAATTTCTCCATTACTCGTGGATCAAACAATTAATACTAGATTTTTAATTGAAATATTGATTAAGAACGGAAACAGGACTGCCTAATACACAAATGATGTGTTTAGATTAGTTTAATGAAAACCAATATCTGTATATAGATCGACATATAATATAAAGTACAAGAATTAGATCATGAACCCAAATGGATATATACAAAAATTTCAACTTGTGGTTGTGAGAAGTCCAATATGTACAGCAGCAATATTCAATCTCGATGTAAGATGTATACTAATACCTTTACCCGAGGATAGAAACACTACTTCCAGGAAGACCTCATCAAAAGCAAGTTCCAAAGTTAATTTATTTTGAACAAGCTTCCAAAGTCAACTGTGTTAGCTGCAAGTTTCCAAAGTTCAATTATAGTTATGAATATAAAATGTTCAACTCTATCTATAACATGTCATAGATGCATTATAAAGTGTTCAACTGTATCTGAAAAGTCAATTTGTTTTGGAGCAAGTTTTCAAAGTCAACTGTGTTAGATGAAATGTCATAGTTGCATTATAAAATGTTCAACTCTAGGCTCTAGCTGAAATATCGATTTGTTTTTGAATAAGTTTCCAAAGTCAACTGTGTTAGGTGAAATGTCATAGCTGCATTTTAAAATGTCAAAAGTCATACTATAATACGTTTATGTTGGTATATATGCAAATCAAAGTATATGAATAGATCTTAAATGCTCGCAATAAACTTCTAAATTATTCAATAGC includes these proteins:
- the LOC139852087 gene encoding putative receptor-like protein kinase At5g39000, with the protein product MEKFMKDFQHLAIQLEDIKSATNNFDDKRVIGKGGFGKVYKGEITHSKGCSTAAFKCLDRKYGQGESEFWKEIITLCCSTHKNLISLLGFCDKGDDMILVYEYASNGSLDRHLNASYLPWIQRIHICLGVAGGLNYLHNHNGGTQRVLHRDIKSSNVLLDDNWNAKVSDLGLSRIAPANQPYSFQVTLAVGTIGYIDPLYLTTGILTKESDVYSFGVMLLEVLCGRLISNVLSLVSSWRSCYEQNKLNEMIFQDPMMQQLDSNSLTTFSFVAYQCLEYSREKRPTMEQVVKILEIALQFQIDYTLNMPEEYAEILRAVPPDHPRLSYRSIQELKVLLSKGILLNKGKKVSNQLYH